TAATCCTTAATATTGGTTTAAATACAGCTTTATGAGCTTTAACCTGTTTGTTAAAGCACTCACTCTAAACCTTTACAGTAACCTAGTCTGAAATCTCTGAGTGCATAAAGGCAATTTAGTGTTTACTGCACTTTAATGTCACTAGTTGTAATTAACAAAGAGTTTAAATACTTATTACAGTAAGGTTTTGCATATGAAAAATTCATCTCCCTGATgattgattttaacaaactcaAATGATGGCGAGTTGCTTTTCTGTGGAAGAGGTGATCATTAAAATTTTGCAACTTGACTGTAACccattttacaatacatgtatgcataagaAAGAACTTTTCAGAGATGTATCTTCACTTACTGCTAAGAAGTCAAagaaatatcataattatttttttttcattaagggaattttaagaaaagaaagGGCTATATTCATTACTCAAGTTTTGAAGTCAAAGTTCTCAAGTTCAGTATGACAAAAAGAAATGTACCATctcttcaaaagaaaatttgctgatttaaaaagataatggcAATAATATTTCTCATCAATGCAAAGGATAAAGAGAATCATATCTCTGTTGTATGAGTACTAGATCACATTTAATAAACTCCACACAGTCAGCAACTAATTATTTTCAGTTATAAAGGATATATATAATGTCAATAATTGTAAGAGCTTGCTGGCAAAGTTTACCTGACTTAACTTTGCTGGTCTCAAGAAAAGGTCTTGCAGATGACAACTTGCTCTCTTTCATAATCAATTGCCATAAAAATGCAATTTCTCAGCTCATGTTAAAATCAACAGACAACTTGTTTTTAACTACAATTTTACAAACTGACTTTTAATTCATACAGATGGATTTAAGAGCTTCACCAATCTTATGTGCACTACAGTGTATTAACAATATTAATTTGTGATATACACAGTGCcaactttaaataaaatttgcttTCTCACTTACTTACAGGTAAAAATAGCTGTTTCATATTTACATGATTTGTCAGATGTCCACTTTCCAAATTGACAAACTGGTATACTAAAGAACTTTAGTCTTAATGTAATCTATGTTGAGGGCTATGACACCACATCCATGCTTGAAAACATTCCAACAGAAAATTACATTATCAATAACCATAAAACTAATGAGAATTATACAGGTGTATAATGTCAACATTTTTCCTTTAAATCTGCCTATCAACCAATCCTGTAAAAGTCTTTAGACAGCAGggtttaaaatttaagataaatttctttgaattttttcactTCTAAAGCCTTATGCTTCTGCATATAAAATGCCTGGCTGTATAAATCCATATTAATAAGGAATATTGTTTGTGTATGTCACAAATAAAGAACAAGAATCTGGGGAACAGCAATATACTtgtgtaacgggatgggagaaataatgacggaccagaccgggtttcgaacccgggccccctgaatctctagtcacgtgctctaccaactgagctatctggcgccggtattcgaaccggtctgaccgtcacattcctccccccttaaatgatcttcgtccctgaagatcaccccaggctcttcccctggcaggagttcacctgtcagttccaggggttggtcacggcaccaaatgtaacgggatgggagaaataatgacggaccagaccgcgtttcgaacccgggccccctgaatctctagtcaggtgctctaccaactgagctatctggcgccggtattcgaaccgactgaattttttttaagacttATAAAATACTAagagatatagaaaaatatatcaatatacattGCTGCTTTATGACGAAGTGGTGGTCAATATGGAACATTAGttcatatacaaaaaaaaaattataatttttttaatgtgaaactTCATGTATGAGACTGAGTTCGAAATATTTTAAtgagaaatatatttaatacttGTCTGACAACAGAAAAATTCATTCATGTTCTGTACCAGAGAAACCAAAAATGGTGTGCTCAGTTTGTTTCAACAAGAATCACGAGTGCACTGATGTCTCGGCATATTTGCTTTAAATAAGAACATAATAAGAGTAAGTTTTCTCGGTTTACATTTATCTACTTTTATCCAGTATCTGATACACTTCATTGCACACAACAGTCAACCTGTATGTTCATTTGAAACGAATCAACGTTGTCTGCCTGTAATCTTAACAAgggaaattagaaaaaaaaaatatactttacCTTTTTAcagattgtatatattttatgtcaaaacATGTAACTTGAGTGGTCCCTCGGGTCAACCATAAACAAAGACCCCTCTTTATTGATACACATTCATTTACCTTTGAAATAAACGCAATACACACCCAATCACTTCTTCCCAGTAGTTCGTtcttgtttatttcgatagaaACAGTTAAAGTATGAAGTGTTATACATATAGATAATTAAAACATGCCATATTTGCTATTCTAAAACAAATTCTAATTAAGACGAATGGTTGCTcaatattgaaaagaaaagacCCCTGCGGTTGCTTGTTTCAATCTAATTGCAgatcaaattaacattaatcTGCCACACCGGAAACTCTAGTTTTGctatttgtctttttttttttgtaaaagtggAAAAATGCGTAATTTAAGGCTCACGTTAAGTTTTCTAAGAAGAATAGTAAATCAGGGGCCCATTTTGAATACCCGGACATCTCTGCCGAACCCTGACATCCTTAGGAGTATTTCAAATATAACCAAATCTGATAGAAAAATACCTGCATGGATTGATGCAAGTGACCCAAACACCTTGAGCGATTTAACGGACAGTTTTATTGTGTACAATGACTTTATTTCAGAAGAAGAAGAAACTTCTTTAATGAATGAACTAGAACCTTACATGAGACGTCTAAGATATGAACGAGATCACTGGGATGATGTTAGTCTATTTTGCTTTTCAAATTATTCATTGCTATTACTATCCCTCCCCTTTCCCTCACTTCTCAAATTCGCGTGACAGACCACATATCAGTTTAATTGTCAGTGCCAGTTAGCTTAGTTGGTGGAGCAACTAAATAGATATTCAGGGACTAGGGTTTGAATCCCAGTTTTGTCTGTCACTACAGTATATTTCTCCCATCTGTTACATGTGGCTTGAAGACCCAACTCCTCACactgacaggttaactcctgccatGGGAAAATACTTGGGACATCAATCTTCAAGGGTGAGGGtgaagattgggggggggggggttaacaaTCAGATACTGGTGCCATATTCAGTACAAAGCAGACACAACCCAATTCCAGAGCAGACCAAAAAAGGACCCTAAGTTCAGTTGGTAGAACACCTTACTAGGGGTTCAGGGGGCCCAGATTTAAGTTCTGATCTAATCTGTCATTATTTCTTCAATCCTCAGGTACAGAGAAAGTAAAACTGagtttattgtaaacataagtTCATTTATAATGTAATCCTGTTTGTGGTAACTTTGTTCTGTTGTACAGTATACACTGATATCTCACACATCAGTATGTTGAATATCATTGATAATTTGATATGGTGAAGATATTTCAAATTCCTGACAGCTATCattattaattgatattttagaaTTTTCCCTCAGTTCAgttgtattcaagatatctaaattaagttttatatataatatatacaagaGGTAGTTTGCATTGTCATTATTTTTGAATGCATATCCGagtggaatcaaaatttaaatatacatatttgaaaatgtaccgtatatccggtaattttttGGACGATCTAATTCTTGCTTTTTTTGTGATTTCCTTTAAATCGCAAATTATTGAATACACATAAATTATattctgtattattttctataagaaactttttaaatcaaaaaatgactggcgcaaattaaaaatgcaacacatttcgcaaattttgtgacatgcGAAAAAAACGGATATACTGTATAATTGTGTTTTTGAGACAGTACATGGTTCCTTATAATTTGGAAGACTATTTTTACAATATGAAGACCATTGTTATGTTCTTCACACTCAATATGTTGAAAAACATACCCATGCATGCTAATATAGTATCTTTATCATCAAATTGCTTGTACATAATACTAGCTGGAAAgtattctttaattttatcGAGTCTTTAATACATggtagatttttttaataatttaggcTATTCATGGATATAGAGAAACAGAGAGAAGACAGTGGAATGCTGAGAACAATAGTATTCTCAAAAGAGTGTCAGATATTGCCTTTCCTCCTCCTACTCCTAAGCTAGCCTATGTTCACATTTTAGACCTTGAAAAATCAGGAGTAATAAAACCTCATATTGATGCAGTTAGGGTATgatttttgagaaatctttaataatttttaattgctCTTGCTGAttggtttaaagtttaactTATGTATTAACCATTCAACTTTAAAGAATAAGTAAGGATGAAACTACTGGTAATATGAAATGTACTTGTATGGTAATGTAGCAAGATATGATAAATTTCTCTTCTCAATTTCAGTTTTGTGGCAACACAATAGCTGGTTTGTCACTTTTATCAACAGCTGTGATGAGACTCACACATGATGAAGATGAATCAAAACGAGCGGACATATTGCTTTCAAGAAGATCATTGTATATTATGAGGtacatacattaattttttgtttaaatcacaaACATTTTGGAAACAAAACACATTCAGTCATTCACTAAAATCTTGTCTTTCAACCAATATTCAAGAAGTCTAAATTCAGAGCATGGTCTTTcattgaagatattgaattgcattttcaatttttttttccagagatAATTCAAGGTATCTTTATAAGCATGCTGTACTTGGTGAGAACGAGTCTGT
This portion of the Magallana gigas chromosome 7, xbMagGiga1.1, whole genome shotgun sequence genome encodes:
- the LOC105329447 gene encoding alpha-ketoglutarate-dependent dioxygenase alkB homolog 7, mitochondrial; amino-acid sequence: MRNLRLTLSFLRRIVNQGPILNTRTSLPNPDILRSISNITKSDRKIPAWIDASDPNTLSDLTDSFIVYNDFISEEEETSLMNELEPYMRRLRYERDHWDDAIHGYRETERRQWNAENNSILKRVSDIAFPPPTPKLAYVHILDLEKSGVIKPHIDAVRFCGNTIAGLSLLSTAVMRLTHDEDESKRADILLSRRSLYIMRDNSRYLYKHAVLGENESVFNGQKIERDRRVSVIMRNEPDKNISER